AGACTGTGCCTGTGGGATGCCTGCCCCTtgccattggaatgaatggggaaATGCTTCCCAGTAGGAAAGCTCCGTATGGTTACGGGAGCCTCTGGGTTTATGAGATCCCTGGAATTGTCAGCACCAGTTTAATACGATTTATGGCAACAATATAACTGTCAGTGTTAATGATCATGTAAGTCACAATGTGATACCTTTTATGACACCTGTGGGCTTGTCTGCATTGTATATTTACTGAGGGTGACTTAATTAGCAGCTGACTAAAACACCTAGGCTGAAGGCATATGGGAACAGATACAGGTATTACCTGAAGCAATGCTTGTACAGTTTAAATCTAAAGGACAAATAACTTGGGggtgaggaaggaagaagagaaagcatCACACTATTAAAACTGAGGAACACCCTCTTTTGGGGCGGCATGGATTGGCAGGAAATTTGATATGTTTACTTGTTCTATGTATTTTTACTCAGTTTCTCTCTACGGCATATTACCCTATCTAAAgttttataaacatttttttctttttaaaaaaatctttttacagATTTCTTCATTTAAGTCAAGAGATGAGTCTGCTGGAAAAGAGTTTTCCCCATTTGTCCACAAGAAACCACTTAGTAAGTTTACAGATCTgcaactctttaaaatacagtatgaaaaacacaaaataagttTGATATGTGCCAGGGTCACGGATGTCAGTAAAGCTTTTCAGACTTTCCCTGCTCTCTGCAACAGCTGGATTTTCTTGGTCCAGGTTCTTTGCAACCTAATTAGAAACATACTCTATTTCCTACTTTTGTAAGATATGAAACTCAGAAAACAAAAAGCAGGATTACTTTTCAAAACAGAGGCTTGACACATGATATGCTGAATTTATGGAAACAGAATGACTTCATTAATCAGGTTTTCCTGTCTTGACAGCATATGGACTTGCCATACAACaaaacctttttttgttttttgctattctGATAGAGGgtagccatgtgtcctactttagagaggaatcatagagatggaagggaccctgaggatcatctagtccaaccctctgtaatggaggaataggcagctgtcccacacggggatcgaacccacaaccgtggcattatcagcatcacactttaaccaactgagctatccagggatGCAGgattcctctgtttgaagggctgtctagtcaaggcttcctcaacctcggccctccagatgttttgagactacagttcccatcatccccgaccactggtcctgctagctagggatcatggaagttgtaggccaaaaacatctggagggccgaggttgaggaagcctggtctagtccAAGCCTGCTTCAAAGAGAAAGAGCCACATGGAGGAAGAGTTGCTCACTAACTGTATTTAACACCTGGACAGAAAACTCAGCAGGCACATAGGTCACCCGGTCACAGTCTCCCCCCTTTATAAcgagatgtattgtatttctatttaaattaaagCAGTTCTAGGTTGGCACCTGTGAATTTTATGCAAATTGGAGACTTTTTTTGTTAGCATGTGGACATCTTATTTTAGGTACCAGAGGTTTACAGAGGAAACCtacagggagggggaacctgtgggcctccattTGCTGCTAGAATACAACTCCATTCATCCTGGACCATTAGccatgctatctggggctgatgggagctggcagCTGGAAGACCCAccggttccccattcctggcctGAGTTGCTGAGTTGCACAAAAGTTGTAAATAAAGAATAAGATAGTGATGGTTTGTGCAGGGCAATTTTAGTTCTCTggagtttatttttttaagacgATTTATGAATCTACATCTCTATCTCTCTAAAAACATATCCACACTGAATAAAgtattcccttaaaaaaaacctctctctctctctctttccacagaAATCTCTTAGACAGTGGCAGCGATGTTACCGCAGTGAGCTAAACTGCCCAATCTGCCTTCAGGCTACTACTTGCCCTGTAGAAACCAACTGTGGACATTTATTTTGTGGTAAGTAAATAGGATCATTATTTCCCCCACACATGTATTCATTTTATAAACATATAGCTGCCTTCACATTGCACGTAACTATAAAAGGAGAAGGGCATATAAAAGACAGTGGCTCCAGACTCAGGTTGCAATCTTATCCACACTTACCACTGAGTAAGAGCTTTGAACTCAGCAAGACTTGTTTCTGAGCAAGGagccataggattgcactgtatgcTACTTGAACTGAGTTGCAACTGAAATAATAACTTAAGTACAACTGATTTGTACTTAAGTAGGAAATTACCCACTAGTAAAAATTATTCAAATGGATTAATTTGATCCCACTTAATAAATACTGCTTTCTTTGCTGttacaattaaaaaaattttttaaaaacaaaataaggtttttaatattttgacaACTAACAGGATGGTAAGGCCAAGTGCTCTCACGGGGCCCATACAGAATTGATATTTCCCTTGCAGACAAAAAATCAAGCTGCACCTCGAGACACTGTTCCACCTACAGACATCTGTTACACTTACGCTCAAAGCTTGCCCAATGGTTTACACATCCAGGGATGAAACTACGCAAGCTGCATCCCCCTCCCATTACATCTGGTCCTCTTTATCCTAGCCAAGGCAATAAGAGGCTCctcagagaggggaggggagggagaactgaCAGGCCCCACCTTCATTTCCCTAAAGATAAGAAATTACTTTCACTGGTGAATGATCCAGTTCTGAAAAATGCTTTTGCTAACCTTGATGTCTGGTGTGATTACACACATAGCAATATTTTTCTCctttattgtatttaaataagaTGCAGCAACAACTTCCCTTTATCCATTGCCATAGTACCTACTAATGACGCATTAAGAAGTTCTATGATAGCCAGCTAGTCTTGTCGACAATAAACAGGAACCGGATACCTCTGAGCCCCTGAGTATCAGACCTGTACTTAGCAGCTCCAGTGGAGATGATGGCATGGGTAACACGCCAAAAGAAACAGCAGCTATAGCaaaagagaacaaaaaacaaCTTGCAGTCAAAACCATTATCCTAACATAATAGCAAGTTTTTGAATTGAGGGCCCACTAACCCAAAAGGACCTATTATTAGTTGGAAAACTGATAGGTAACAACTAACAAAACGAAACGGGAATAGGCAACACATTTAGTGCTACGTATCACACAACTCCTTATAGCTTAAATATAAAATATCCTGGGTTTCACCCCCACTTCCATTTTTCCTCTTCAGAATCCCAAATCCAAGCTCGGGGTGCCAACGGCAACACCCACTTTAAAATTAACTCCCCTTCGCCCACCCCAAATATATTTGATAATGCACACTGATTTTTGAGGGATTTGCAAGAACATGATGTTTTGAGGACTTGTGTTCTCCAACTGCCACCCCAAAGATGACGACTGCAATCTCCCCATCACAGAGAAACTACCCCCAGTGGTATTCTGGTACCGTTAACAGTATCGATGGTAAAATATCCGTGGACTTACGATTCCCAAACTCCACCAGGAGTTTGTTTCTGGGGAAGTAAATACCATTGTCAGCTCATAAGGTTGCCTGTTACAGTCTGCCCAATCGAAAAAAGCATCGGAGCAAACCTTACAGCAAAGATGgggctgaggaacctgtggttctccagttgTTGTGGGACTCTATGTCCCCACTGGGAGCTCCAGTCAGCTTAACCAATGACCAGGGGAtgtgagaactgtagtccaacagcatctggtagAGCCCAAGAGGTCTGTCCCCGCTGCTCCCATTCCTGTTATAAAACCAGGCGCAATGCAAGGTTTCAAGTGCCAGAGCAAGATGAaacctcataaaggtaaaggtaaagggacccctgaccattaggtccactgcGGCATAAGCCTCTCCCTGTTGTTTTAGCAGCTAAAGTGGGGGAGCCATAAGTCTGAGACATAGCTGCAAGTGCCATGGGCGACACAGGTCAAGGTTAGGAGGCCCTGTTTACTCCCACAATGTGTGTGGCTACTCTTAAAGCCATAATCTCCAGCCTCATGCTTTCCTCACAGCTGGATTGAAGCTGTAGTCATTGGAGTTTTCAGGAAAACACTAATTCCTGCAGATAAAAGGTGCTTGCTCCAGTGCTTTTCACTGTGGTTACTGAagcccttcttaaaaaaaaagaaaacgagAATGAAAAAAGATTAAGGACTTAATGGAAAGATTAACAATAGCATCACATTAAAATCAGACTTCTTCCAGGGAGGGATAATGAAATGCTTGTTTTGTACAAATACAGTAAACTGTATTAAAGATTTCAGAGGTTCAACACACTGGTCTGCTTTTCCTCTATATCATGTGATTCTCACAAAGGTGTCTTAATTTAGCTGGGAGGAAAACACAGCTTTTTACTAGATATAAAATATAGCAGGTCTAGGAAAAGTCAGATCTCCACAACTAATGACAGCCTTGGGACCTTTAGCAACAAATGAGCATTTAATTACATGAGATGACAACAATTTGGAAAAGTTCTTTGTCACAATTGTCCTTCATTCTTAAGCCACGGCACCATACTCTAGCCAAactcaaaacattttatttgaaaCCTATATTTTTAATTCAATTTGGCACTAAGAAGAGCAAAGGTGGGCAAGTGTCATATCTAAAACTCATACTGTTATTTGATGGCTTTAAATGATGATCGGCTATGACTTCTAGGGGGGAATGTATTATTGTTAGTCTGTATTATCGTCAGGAAGTCCTATATTTCTTCCAAGATGTTTCAGATTTCACCTATATCTAGAACCATATGTCCAGGAAATGGGGTAGAAAGTTGATCCTGGGccagtatttatttttctctaatTGCTAATAGCCAACAGagtgtttcttggggggggggggctcacaaaaCTCTGCAGCTTGCTGGATTAAAAGTAGATTTGAGGTCAGTTCTGAAAATGTGGATATATATACAGAAAtagcatggagggggggggagacctgccCTTCCTCCCTGCTTTGTTGCTGCAAACAGAGGAAAACGATTTACAAAACATGATTTttaagtgctttgaaaagctggtatgaTTCTGTTCTGAGAGCTGTAGATGTGCCTATAATTTGGTTGCAAGCAGCGGTATAGTTGACCCACATGGATCTCTAGCATTATTCATTAAAGCTTCAGTCTATTGAACAGGGCTGCTGATAGGTGCTTATAAGACTGGGCACCGCTGCCATGAAGCAAGAGGTGGGGGTGCCTAGGGTCTTGCTAGCACATTGTGCCCAGCCACCctataaacaaaaaaaatgctaGGAAGGGAGAAAGGGGTAGGAGATCCGGACCCATGTCCCCGATATTGGGAGTATCCTACGGTGTACGCAGCTGCATTTATTTCTATATGGCTTTTTCTGCCCATATCAGAACAGCTGTGAGAAAACCATACGTATTGTCAAATCAAAGCATCATAGAGCGGGAATGGactacgagggtcatctaatgcaatctctgcaatgcaggaatctttttgccaaatgtggggctcgaccccacaaccctgggattacgagtcttatgctctaccaccTGAGCTATCTTAAAATTTTCAAGGATGGAGTTGGTGAAagctttggaaaaacaacaacaacaacatcctgtaGGATTTTACTGAAAGTAGGACACACCTGGGTGGCAAATAACTCTGACAGCCTCCGTTCCTGTCGCTGTCCCTAAACACTAGGCAgcttggtttttttcctttccagtagtttacaggacccaggtggcgctgtggttaaaccactgagcctagggcttgccgatcagaaggttggcagttcgaatccctgtgacggggtgagctcccgttgcttggtcccagctcctgccaacctagcagttcgaaagcacgtcaaagtgcaagtagataaataggtacggctacaccgggaaggtaaacggcatttccatgtgctgctctggtttgccagaagcggctttgtcatgctggccacatgacctggaagctatacgccgggtccctcggccaataatgcgagatgagcgcgcaaccccagagtcggtcacgactggacctaatggtcagggggccctttaccttagtTTACAGGTAGAAATGTAATCTCAGTGTGGGAAATGGATCATGGTGACGAAGGGATTGACGGGTGATGAAGGAATCTTCATGCTATGCAAGTTTTCAGTTCTTACAatactactttttctttcttttccttttttaggtTCCTGTCTGATTGAATACTGGAAACATGGACCTTGGCTAGAAGCAATCAGCTGCCCACTCTGCAGACAGAAAGTAAGAGTTTTCTCTTGTGATCATCTGCTCTTTGACAGTTAAAAGAGGAGGTGGAAATATGTACCAGGAATAATCCTTATAAATTTGCAGGCTACTACAAAACATCTGCATCTCTCATTTGATGCCTGTCAAATCAGGGAACACCTATCAAATATTAAACAATGCGCTTACAAGCAGGCTTTTTATTACAGCTGGCTGGCTTCTTGCATAGCGTTCAGCTCACCCAAGACAAACTCCTTATACTCCTCTGATCTTGGACGCTAGCTGCCTGCCTTGGCACAATGCGCAAAGGTAGCAGAATAAGGAAGGGAGCCTGCCGGGGAGGAAATTTACCCACTGGAGGACAAAGCCTATGAGTCAGGGGTCAAAGACATAATAACAAAAGGCTTATTAAAAGCATAAAACAGCACTGATTTGTCTTTTAGTTCTAGTCTAAAGAGATGCttcatgcttttttatttttttacctgaaGGTCATTCTTTTGTACAACATGCCTTGTGAAAATCTGCCCGACAAGCCAAGCAAACAAATTGTGTATGACATCAGAGATTACAACAAACGCTTCTCAGGACAGCCTCGGCCTGTAAGTAGCAGCTTTTAGACATtcctggcttaaaatgcagctaaggTCGTTCTCTTTCTAAATTcaaattgaagctggtttggggaaGTATGCGCCAGAACACAGTATTTCACAAGAGACAACAGGGTAGATACAGAATAGCTATGGATTGTGCCAAACACTGAGCATACACTGAACTTCCCAAACCAGCAATAGGAGTAGACTGAACACAGAataaatgggagtgtgtacacagcgtGGGCTTCCTGTTTGAGTGTGCACTCCACATAAAATGAACCAGCTTCTTAAAAGTGGCACCCAATATTCTCATTAGTCAAATTTGCACAATGCAGAACATGTATTTTTTAATGGGGCAATAAGGAAAGAATCACTACTGGATGGGGGTGATtaggaaaaaaggaggaagaaggattGTTGCTGGCAGATTTTTAGTCATCCCTGTAATTCTCTTCTTCTGACTTAACAAATCCAAACAGCAGCATGAAAAATAAAAGAGTTTCATAACCTTACCCAAATTTTATGTCCAGTTCACAGATTATCTTTATGACATGCCGCTTCTCGTCAACCTGGCTGTACGAGGGATCTTCACGCTGGGCGGCTTGGTGTGGATCTTCTTCCTCAGAGTTGTCATCTGTTGTTTTGGAACCTTCATGTGCTTGACTTCTTCGTTGGATCTGATGCCAGAACCTCTTTGTGGAATTCTGGGCCTCTTTGATGACCTAGTTGTTGTTTTCCTACTTTTAATCTGTATGATAAACATTTGCTCTCAGATGGAATCAGAAGGGGCAAACATGACGAGCTCTACAGcgcaaaacattttgctggaatCGTAACAGGCTGAAGTGCCGGCTATTCATAATGGGGAAACCAACTAGACAACGGTGGATTTTCCTAGTTTCTGGAAGCGACACAGAACGGCCTTAGCTTTGAAGAATGCTAAGGGTCGGTAAGCAGCGCTGGAGTTTATGGAAGAGCAACAGCTGGGTGGAGGCTGTAATGTTAATCATAGATTAACACCCAACGATGTCCACAAGCCTCCAGAGGTGCATTGCTGCCATTCTAAAATGACAATTTTGCATTTGTGGTACTTAAGACTGACTCCTGGAAGGCACAATAGCCAAGATCTTATCCAACTGTTCCACAGCTCAACAGCTCAGATATGGCTAGAAAACATTAAGTACATATAAACATGAAAATACTGTACCGCAACTCTTATTAATGTGGCGTTCTCAAAATGACAAATGCACATCATTAAAAGACTATAGAGAGACAAAGAGGAACAGGCAgacttgtgtgtgttttgcgCAGACAGGGGGGAAACGTCTGCTAGAAGGTCTAGTACAGACCTCCCAATTCAGCAGCTTACTGATCTAAGATAATCCTTTGCCATGTGCAGTATTACAGATACATGTATGTGGATAATGGTTTGGATATGCTTGCCAATAGTTGCAACAGTCCTCATATTGCCACCCATCGATAAATACTGCCAAAAATTGGCACAAGGGTATTTGAATGGATCAGAAAAGGCCCAACTTGGAGCACCGTTGTCTGAGTCTTTTGGAAATAAGCATGCTCTTTGAAAGTCACTTCCTTATGCTGAGGCTCCCAGTTGTGCTTTGGTTTCAGGGTGGCTGTGTGTACTGTATGCAGGACAAAATCTGATATGAGCACTGACGTCTTGAGCAACGTGGGGCTATATAAatacaaaggaaataaaaacgACCAGGAAGTTCACCTCCTCTCGGAGATCTCTATGGAAACCTTAGAATCCCCTTCAAGGTTCCTGCCTCCAAGTGAAGAAAGGCAGGTGACAACGAAGGagagggacttttttttttttggcactgaCACTTCAGCTATGGAATTGCCTCCTGAGAGAGGCTTACCTGGCACCTTCCCTCCTCCAGTGCAGTTAGTACAGTTAAACCTGAGTGAATAAAGAAGTTGTACATCCAGGCTTTAAAACTAGGTTTTAAATCCCGACTGTATGCAAGgaccttttgtttttttgttttggtgtcTTTTATTGTTGTATGTTTGCTGTTTAAATTATGATcatatattgtgttttaaatatattgttgcaAGCCAGGCGGGGAATGTTTATTGGTGGGTGGCTATAtaactcaaataaataaataaccaatgaAAAAACTATGAATCCAATTGATATGTAGCCTGTTACATGTTTGTATGAGTGGAATTTGGGTTTTTATGTGTTAGCTGTGCGTAAGAATGCAtgcatataaatatttatttttcacgGTGTTCTGAAGCTTGTCGTGCATTTCTTCTTCTAGCATGTGTGCACATCCTAATATTTATTTGTTAATGAAGTCCCTGGTGATATGATTGCTACAATCCATGGGTTAGCAAGTGCAGGGCAAGCAAGAACAAATGCAATATGCGTTTACAGATACAGGATTTGCAGCAGGGGTACAGAGTCTCACAGACTGGTTGTTCTGGGCAGGATCTTTCCAGTCACCTATTGTAACAATTGCTTCCTGCTTCTTGTTGCCTGAGAGACTTCCCTCCTGGGGGAGGCAGCAGGTAAAGGATTGTGATCCAACTGTGCCTCATTCTACCCCAAGGTGGTGCTATAGAGCCTGAATGTTGAAATGCTGCCTGGGACAACAGTGTTTAAAGGCGATCTACTTAATTGAACCAGACATCTGTGCTATTTCCAGCTACCCATAAGATTAACCGGCTACTTTGCAACCTCATTATCTGAAATCCTTACCCTTCCTTTATGTTCCTAGGGAATAGCAACCTGGGGGAGAgctggggctgtgtgtgtgtgtgtgtgtgtgcaaggaaaaacccagaagtgaaagTTAGAGGTAGAGTAGGAGAATGAGCCCAGGAAAACGGGGGAGGGCAATTTATTTAGGGACTCAGAGTATATATCCTGACTTTTGGTGCAAACTAGACCCACAGGGTGTAAATGGACATGTGTTTAACTCTTAGTGATTAGCTAAAATAAATGCATGAAATATTTAAGGAGAGGAATTTTATGGATGATCTAGATTTATTTGGCTATAAATGTTGATGGTGGCGGGTTATAGCAGAAAGCTGACCCCAGTCTGAGATGGTAGGAAGGAGAAATACATTGTAATCTCATAGCAATTTGTCATAGGCTCCTTCTTTGATTTGGTATTTGGCAGTAGCTTAGAGAACCTGCTCAACAGGCAATAAagtattcaatgtatttttataaaattaGAAATGTAAGTACATTATGGAGAATCATTGATTTAgataaaggaataaagaaacagaagggggggggagaatgccacCACTCTTCCAGCGTCATGAGTAATTTTCCTTCATGGTGTCTACACACTCTGCATGATGGTTTTATATTCCCGCTGATGTTCCACGAGTTTAAGAAACACCTGGTACTTCTTGTCATAAAATCTGTGGGgaaagcacaaaaaagaaaaataagaatctACGAGCACCCCTATTGTTCAGGTCACACTCACCAAAGTGAAGAGGACTTGTGCAAGGGCACACAATTGTGCTGCTCCTGTGTCTTTTGAGAGAGCTTGCCCAGAAAATGCCTAACTATGGCCATAAACTTTACCCCCAGTTTGACACTAAAGATGCAGgttgatttgtttaaaaaaagaaatgcccTCTCTCACTCTTGCAGCCTCCTGATTTGCAGGCTGTAAAAGTGAAGTAGAGGGATTCTGGTGATTTctagagaagggaggggggccGGAAGCAAAAGAATGTGTGTGAAATGGTCTTCATCAGCAGTTGCATTCCTCCTAATCTGTATATATATTGTACGTTTCTGGGCTGACATGTTAATAAAGACCACGGTTTCAAAGGCGTAGTTTGAAATATCCTAAACTAGAAAGCTGCCCTTCTTGCCCTTGTATTTCCCCCATGGCAAGTCACATGGGTTCTTTTTTTgtcccccagctgaaaaaaaaatgtatcaGACTGCTAAAGCAATGGCTGTGCTGAATACACAATAGTAATATAAGCCCACTCCCCCAGTTTGCGGGAGTCAGGGGGGATTAAATCGCAAACACTTCCAACACattttctattgttgttgttgttgttgttgttgttgttgttgttgttgttgttattattattattattattattattattattattttcattaactGGATCCATCTTGCCCTGTCTCCATTTTAATGTTTACGTTTTCTTATACTAAAAACTTATAACCAGATCAAAGTATTCattgcaaatgcaaaataaaaaaatggaagaatcAATTAGGACATCTGTAGACCTTCCATGAAGCCTGCAGATGGTGCTGTAGCACTTCTTGAATAAGTTTCCCCCCTACCCAAGTCCAAATTGCTTTATATTATAAAACAACTTGTGCTGTAATTCACATCTGATT
The genomic region above belongs to Zootoca vivipara chromosome 7, rZooViv1.1, whole genome shotgun sequence and contains:
- the LOC118089091 gene encoding E3 ubiquitin-protein ligase RNF170-like, whose amino-acid sequence is MNGLPALMECGLRLCFTTLCCQPSAERKPQAFKEASDEVRMVHGSLYKSSEIRFLHLSQEMSLLEKSFPHLSTRNHLKSLRQWQRCYRSELNCPICLQATTCPVETNCGHLFCGSCLIEYWKHGPWLEAISCPLCRQKVILLYNMPCENLPDKPSKQIVYDIRDYNKRFSGQPRPFTDYLYDMPLLVNLAVRGIFTLGGLVWIFFLRVVICCFGTFMCLTSSLDLMPEPLCGILGLFDDLVVVFLLLICMINICSQMESEGANMTSSTAQNILLES